The Anopheles moucheti chromosome 3, idAnoMoucSN_F20_07, whole genome shotgun sequence genome contains the following window.
AATAATATTCATCACAGTAGCCATCTCCCCGGCAACGGTGAAGATTGATCTGTTCTAGCGCGAGGGCAAGCTGAGCAATGCAGAAGCGAGGCTAACTTGATTAGATGTCAATAACAACAGCATCGCCAGCAGCTCTCTAATCACCTACCGGCATCTGTGCAGCGCTCTTTTTTCGCTTTGTATCGATGCAAGCGCGGAAAAAGAAGCCAGAGAAAACTAATTCTAAATATAATTCTAAGGCACGCCGCcatcaacaacacacaacaaaacgatcTCGAATCGTTTGCGTCTGCTATAGATGGCCGTGCACGTGTTGCAGACCGATGCTGATATTCAATGCTTCGGCAACAAGCGACGATCAACATTTGGAAATTTCTAACGTCTTTCGTTGTACTGTGTCCCTTCCCCATAGATGGCCCCACCATCGTACTCCGATCTCGGCAAACAGGCCCGCGATGTCTTCAACAAAGGTTACCACTTCGGTCTGTGGAAGCTGGATGTGAAGACCAAGACCAACTCGGGCGTGGAGTTCAGCACGGCTGGCCACTCGAACCAGGACACCGGCAAGGTGTTCGGTTCGTTGGAAACCAAGTACAAAGTGAAGGAATACGGGCTGAACTTCTCGGAGAAATGGAACACAGACAACACGCTCACGTCGGAGGTGTCGGTCGAGAACCAGCTGGTCAAGGGTCTGAAGGTTTCGTTCGATGGCATGTTTGTGCCGCATACCGGGTACGTGCCGCGACTACGATCATACAGTTACACCTTGTCTTACAAATACACAAGGCACAAGCCACCGAAATACGCTGTGGAACATCATCCCCGgaacagtagtagtagtggttcTAACTTTTTCACTTTGTCCTACAGAagcaaaaccggtcgcttcaAGACTGCCTATTCGCATGACCGTGTTCGTGTCGATGCCGACTTCAACGTTGACCTGAGCGGACCGTTGGTCAATGCGTCCGGTGTCGCTAACTACCAGGGCTGGTTGGCCGGTTACCAGGTTGCATTTGACTCTCAGAAGTCGAAAATCACCGCTAACAACTTCGCTCTCGGCTACTCGGCCGGAGACTTTGTTCTGCACACCAACGTGTAAGTTAATGGATCTTTGGAAGAGCTTAAAAAGAGATCGTTCTTAACTATCCACTTTTCTGTCCCTATTTAACAGTAACGATGGCCGTGAGTTCGGTGGTCTGATCTATCAGCGATGCAACGATCGTTTGGAAACGGCCGTTCAGCTGTCCTGGGCCTCGGGCTCGAATGCCACGAAGTTTGGCATGGCTGCCAAGTACGACTTGGACAAGGATGCCTGCGTCCGTGCTAAGGTCAACAACCAGAGCCAGATCGGTCTCGGCTACCAGCAGAAGCTCCGTGATGGTAAGTGTTCTGCTCTCCTGACGATAATAACGCTCTCTCGTGAAACTCCTAACCTGAACTCTTTTTCTGTTCCCGCAGGTATTACTCTGACATTGTCCACGCTCGTTGATGGCAAGAACTTCAACgctggcggccacaagattgGCGTTGCTCTAGAGCTGGAGGCTTaagcgagcgcgcgcgcttATGTGTGTGCCGTTTTTGTGTTCTTGCGCCCTTTTCCACCCCCTCTAAAGCCCCGTGCGTAAAACCAGGTGTTGCGGATACAAT
Protein-coding sequences here:
- the LOC128305526 gene encoding voltage-dependent anion-selective channel-like isoform X2, with translation MAPPSYSDLGKQARDVFNKGYHFGLWKLDVKTKTNSGVEFSTAGHSNQDTGKVFGSLETKYKVKEYGLNFSEKWNTDNTLTSEVSVENQLVKGLKVSFDGMFVPHTGSKTGRFKTAYSHDRVRVDADFNVDLSGPLVNASGVANYQGWLAGYQVAFDSQKSKITANNFALGYSAGDFVLHTNVNDGREFGGLIYQRCNDRLETAVQLSWASGSNATKFGMAAKYDLDKDACVRAKVNNQSQIGLGYQQKLRDGITLTLSTLVDGKNFNAGGHKIGVALELEA
- the LOC128305526 gene encoding voltage-dependent anion-selective channel-like isoform X1, with translation MAPPSYSDLGKQARDVFNKGYHFGLWKLDVKTKTNSGVEFSTAGHSNQDTGKVFGSLETKYKVKEYGLNFSEKWNTDNTLTSEVSVENQLVKGLKVSFDGMFVPHTGYVPRLRSYSYTLSYKYTRHKPPKYAVEHHPRNSSSSGSNFFTLSYRSKTGRFKTAYSHDRVRVDADFNVDLSGPLVNASGVANYQGWLAGYQVAFDSQKSKITANNFALGYSAGDFVLHTNVNDGREFGGLIYQRCNDRLETAVQLSWASGSNATKFGMAAKYDLDKDACVRAKVNNQSQIGLGYQQKLRDGITLTLSTLVDGKNFNAGGHKIGVALELEA